A stretch of DNA from Dermacentor albipictus isolate Rhodes 1998 colony unplaced genomic scaffold, USDA_Dalb.pri_finalv2 scaffold_15, whole genome shotgun sequence:
GCGATCGCTTCGTGTGTGGCCTCCGCTACCAGAATCTTCAGCAGCGACTATTTGCAGAGAGGGACCTGACCTTTTGCAAGGCTTATGATTTCGCTATTCGAGCGGAAAGCGCCGTCCAGCAGCAACGACAGATAAAAGCTGATCATGCGGAAGTCAACAAGGCGGCTACGCGCGCCGGTGGCTGCGCTTTGACGTCCAAGACGCATTATCACCAAGGGCAACGCTTCTGGCGTTGCGACGGTTCGCACAGTCGCAAGACGTGTAAGTTCAGCACAACTATTTGTAATTACTGCCGAAAACAACGCCACATTGCCAAGGCTTGTATTTCCAGGAAGAAGGCTGAGATAAAGACATACCAGCATAGCATCTCCTTAGAAACTGCACAGACTGCGGAAGTGACTAACGAGACCAATCATGAGGTTTCAACGTTGCATGACCTCTGTGCAGTGGCAGACGAATTCAGCACCCCGAAGTTTACTCTGACGTTTGCAGTGCACGGCAAGCCTGTGACTTTTGAGGTCGACTCCGGTGCAGCGTGTACCATGGTTAGCAGAGACACATTTCAAACCGTATGGCAGGCACACCCATCCTCTCTGAGGCAGGACGACATACATCTGCACACCTGGTCAGGTCAGCAACTGCAGGTTGTCGGAACGGCGACAGTAATGGTTCGTCACAAGAACACAGCTTGCAAGCTATCACTTCTCGTTGTCGAGGGCACTGGATGCAGCTTGTTGGGACGCAATTGGTTTGACAAGCTGGGCATCAAGCTTCACGGCATTCACCAGACAACGGAGGAAAGCAGTTTCACCGAGTTGCTACAGAAGCATGAAGAGATTTTTCGTGAAGACACCACAGGACACACGGGTGCGCCAGTGAATCTGGAACTCAAGGAGGAGTCAAGTCCCAAGTTTTTGAAGGCAAGGCCTGTGGCCTTTGCCATGCGCGCATCAACAGAGGCACAGATTGACAA
This window harbors:
- the LOC135913420 gene encoding uncharacterized protein, yielding MAERQHDFSARLEEFTGYDWASWFGRLQFFYEANDATHPVKQRAHLLTLCGAQIYDVVCALLQPKTPDQVSYAEMVAALQAHYDPRPPDVYSRAMFQKRDQLSGESVNDYVAALGKLATSGNFGTLPTATTATATPAEGTASPTQQGATDCNPTLLPLDVMLRDRFVCGLRYQNLQQRLFAERDLTFCKAYDFAIRAESAVQQQRQIKADHAEVNKAATRAGGCALTSKTHYHQGQRFWRCDGSHSRKTCKFSTTICNYCRKQRHIAKACISRKKAEIKTYQHSISLETAQTAEVTNETNHEVSTLHDLCAVADEFSTPKFTLTFAVHGKPVTFEVDSGAACTMVSRDTFQTVWQAHPSSLRQDDIHLHTWSGQQLQVVGTATVMVRHKNTACKLSLLVVEGTGCSLLGRNWFDKLGIKLHGIHQTTEESSFTELLQKHEEIFREDTTGHTGAPVNLELKEESSPKFLKARPVAFAMRASTEAQIDKYVEDSIWEPVQYSDWATPLVWVRKRMEACAPAVTTVVQ